One window of Serinus canaria isolate serCan28SL12 chromosome 3, serCan2020, whole genome shotgun sequence genomic DNA carries:
- the LRRN4 gene encoding leucine-rich repeat neuronal protein 4, giving the protein MLSPLLILPLLLGTTAHGLASRAASRDVTTFFQLAQEDTWENVNLTSMSCEDQKNRTWITLQLTNRSLTAFPVCLPEALESLDLSNNLLEEVNGTEIANLPQLRVLSLRHNHLWSVRWGSEVLSSLLELDLSFNKLSSVPSCHGSALPNLRWLSLAGNPLIEIQPLAFSCYPQLQVLNLSVTLLGQDDSRGIRDSAFAISTDPNEAMNRPGNSINVLDLSGTFFEKIQPEWARDLANLTSLHLTNMPRLRSLDSSFFKSLPGLRELHCQDSRSLGFVQTEMFHSAPHLSHLSFENCNLSSFNPWSTNSSDGITINLYGNPLLCNCQLSWLLSKPEKVILQKARETFCTSQEDSGRPSTSLSLLELYNKCQSESNITQPNSSTALPDGDAFSFTSDDASAAVTTDSALLTTDLTHTSSLIQRHVVSTATSNTMPTKDTYTSSPVQRDARSTAISNPMPTKDTYTSSPIQRDARSTAISNPVPTKDTYTSSLIQRDARSTVASNPTEPILTNTNSSSHEVEAVSEPTSSPPSLASVTSFPVFLQELFAQSPDHSSPSPAGTEQLQRGLRTTDVTFPQEGPFNQTTSDYSAGGTGVPHTTNHPSHSSTTHARQGAPQTSPPQLNSTKSSARSEPAPTTPSPDYPEDYDYEQPKEEAPVQTVQVACDYDPCRHLQKPCRELQNISQCSCPGTSREDEIPDPPRLRAVIEITDSSAQIRWCAPYSVVHSYELRLRAQDSEDRQFVMDNIYPTARQYTLYNLLPFTTYQICVTASNKAGSSQTTGQETPGNSCTSFKTKPNYKYVFAGLSAASGLFLITTIILSVCLCKACKKPQSEQYGTHLVSYKNPAFDYPLKIQTTN; this is encoded by the exons ATGCTGTCACCCTTGCTcatcctccctctgctgctggggaccaCAGCACATGGCCTGGCGAGCAGAGCAGCATCCAGGGATGTCACCACCTTCTTCCAGCTGGCTCAGGAGGACACTTGGGAGAATGTTAATCTCACCAGCATGTCCTGCGAGGATCAGAAGAACAGGACCTGGATCACCCTGCAGCTGACCAACAGGAGCCTGACAGCTTTCCCAGTCTGCCTTCCAGAGGCTCTGGAGAGCCTGGATCTCAGCAATAACCTCTTGGAAGAGGTGAATGGCACAGAGATAGCAAACCTGCCACAGCTGCGTGTCCTCTCGCTGAGGCACAACCACCTCTGGTCAGTGAGGTGGGGATCTGAAGTCCTCAGCAGTCTCCTCGAGCTGGACTTGAGCTTTAATAAGCTGTCATCTGTGCCATCCTGCCACGGCTCTGCCCTGCCTAACCTGAGGTGGTTGTCCTTGGCTGGTAATCCCCTGATTGAAATCCAGCCACTGGCTTTTTCCTGCTACCCTCAGCTGCAGGTCCTGAACCTCTCTGTGACACTGCTAGGGCAGGATGACAGCAGAGGAATTAGGGACTCTGCTTTTGCCATCAGCACTGATCCCAACGAGGCCATGAACAGGCCTGGAAACTCCATCAATGTGCTTGATCTGAGCGGGACCTTTTTCGAGAAAA ttcaaCCAGAGTGGGCCAGAGATTTGGCCAACCTCACATCACTTCACCTGACAAACATGCCACGGTTAAGAAGCCTCGACAGCAGCTTCTTCAAGTCCCTGCCTGGTCTCCGAGAGCTGCACTGTCAGGACTCCCGTTCCCTGGGTTTCGTGCAGACAGAGATGTTTCACAGTGCCCCTCACCTGAGCCATCTCTCATTTGAGAA CTGTAACCTGAGTTCCTTTAATCCTTGGAGCACCAATTCATCGGATGGCATCACCATCAACTTGTACGGGAATCCTCTGCTGTGCAactgccagctctcctggctgctgtccaaGCCCGAGAAAGTTATTCTGCAAAA ggctcGGGAGACCTTTTGTACATCCCAGGAAGATTCGGGCAGACCTTCAACATCTCTTTCACTGCTGGAGCTCTACAACAAATGCCAGTCAGAGAGCAACATTACACAGCCTAACTCAAGCACAGCCCTTCCTGATGGTGATGCTTTCAGCTTCACCAGTGATGATGCCTCTGCTGCAGTAACAACAGACTCAGCTCTGCTGACCACAGATTTGACTCACACCAGCTCCTTAATCCAGAGGCATGTGGTGAGCACTGCAACATCCAACACAATGCCAACCAAAGACACCTATACCAGCTCCCCAGTCCAGAGGGATGCAAGGAGTACAGCAATATCCAATCCAATGCCAACCAAAGACACCTATACCAGCTCCCCAATCCAGAGGGATGCAAGGAGCACAGCAATATCCAATCCAGTGCCAACCAAAGACACCTATACCAGCTCCCTAATACAGAGGGATGCAAGGAGTACAGTAGCATCCAACCCAACAGAACCCATCCTAACAAATACCAACAGTTCCTCCCACGAGGTGGAGGCAGTTTCTGAACCCACAAGCAGTCCCCCTTCCTTGGCATCTGTAACCTCCTTCCCAGTTTTTCTCCAAGAGCTCTTTGCTCAGTCCCCAGACCACAGCTCCCCAAGTCCAGCTGGAACAGAACAGCTACAGAGAGGGCTCAGGACAACCGACGTGACATTCCCCCAAGAAGGGCCATTCAACCAGACCACCAGTGACTATTCTGCTGGAGGAACAGGAGTCCCCCACACCACCAACCACCCCTCTCACTCCTCTACCACTCATGCCAGGCAAGGTGCCCCCCAGACGAGCCCCCCACAGCTGAACTCCACAAAGAGCAGTGCCCGCTCAGAGCCTGCGCCCACCACACCATCACCAGATTACCCCGAGGACTACGACTACGAACAGCCAAAGGAGGAAGCCCCGGTGCAAACGGTCCAGGTCGCCTGTGACTACGATCCTTGCAGGCACCTGCAGAAGCCGTGCAGGGAGCTCCAGAACATATCCCAGTGTTCATGTCCTGGCACATCGAGGGAAGATGAGATTCCAGACCCACCCAGGCTCAGAGCGGTGATTGAAATCactgacagctctgcacagatCCGCTGGTGTGCCCCATATTCAGTTGTTCACAGCTATGAGCTGAGGCTTCGTGCCCAAGACAGCGAGGACAGGCAGTTTGTCATGGACAACATCTACCCCACGGCCAGGCAGTACACTCTGTACAACCTACTTCCATTTACCACGTACCAGATCTGTGTCACTGCCTCCAACAAAGCAGGGTCAAGCCAGACAACAGGCCAGGAAACTCCAGGTAATTCGTGCAccagctttaaaacaaaacccaactaCAAGTATGTTTTTGCTGGTCTGTCTGCAGCAAGTGGACTCTTTCTCATTACCACAATTATTTTGTCTGTATGTCTGTGTAAGGCATGTAAAAAGCCTCAGAGTGAGCAGTATGGCACACACTTAGTCTCCTACAAGAACCCAGCATTTGATTATCccttaaaaatacaaaccacTAATTAG